The region CGGATGCGAAGGATGCGCCGGACGGAGGCTCTGCGGAGCCTGGTGCGGGAGACGCATCTGCGCCCGGAAAGCTTGATTTACCCGCTGTTCATTGTGCCGGGTGAGGGTGTGCGGAAGCCGATCTCGTCCATGCCGGGGGTGTTCAATGTCTCGGTGGATGAGGCGCTGAAGGATGCGGCGGAGTGCGTGGAACTGGGGTTGGGTGGCTTGCTGCTGTTCGGACTGCCGCCGGAGAAGGATGAGCAGGGCAGCGGGGCGTGGGACGAGCAGGGCATCATGCAGACGGCGCTGCGGGCGATCAAGCGGGAAAGCGGGCTGAAGAGCCTGGTGACGATCGCCGATGTGTGTCTGTGCGAGTACACGTCGCATGGGCATTGCGGGATCGTGGCTCGGGACGGCGAGGAGTATGCGGTGGAGAACGACTCCAGCGTGCGGCTGATTGCGAAGACGGCTGCGTCGCTGGCGGAGGCGGGTGCGGATATCGTCGCGCCCAGCGACATGATGGACGGACGGGTGGAGGCGATCCGCGCGGCGCTGGACGAGGGAGGGCACCAACAGACTCCGATCATGAGCTATGCGGCGAAGTTTGCGAGTGCGTTCTACGGGCCGTTCCGCGAGGCGGCCGATTCCGCGCCTCAGTTTGGGGATCGGAAGACGTACCAGATGGACGGGGCGAACCGGCGGGAGGCGATGCGGGAGATCGAGCAGGACCTGCTGGAGGGTGCGGATATGATCCTGATGAAACCCGCGATGCCATATCTGGATGTGCTGAAAGAAGCACGGGACCGGTACGAAGTCCCAATTGGGGCATATCAGGTTTCAGGGGAATACAGTATGCTGGTCGCTGCATTCGAACGTGGATGGCTCGAGCGAGAACGTGCGATTATCGAGTCTCTCCTTTCACTGCGACGGGCCGGGGCTGATTTCATCGTGACCTACTTCGCGAAAGAAGCGGGGCGGGCACTGGGGTAAGGGGACACAACGGTGGAGAGGCAGCAGACGTTGAATGAGGTCGAAGAGAGAACGCTGCCGGTTAACCCGAATGGGTCGATCCGAGCACAATGGAGCGCATACCGGATGCGGCGGAATCTTGCACTCATTCTGCTTTTTGGCTGGGTTCCGGTGGCTCTAGGAGTGTTTCTGCTCTCAGAGTTTTGGCTGCAACAGCCCTTCCTGACCCTTGGGGTCATCATCGGGTGGTTTGTTGCGGCGTGCGGGATGATCTGGTGGGCGGGAGAGTTCCGCTGTCCGCGCTGCCGTCGCCGATATGGCGCGGTGGGCTCGCGTAAGGGCGTAAACCTGATCTGGCGGGGACTGTTCGACTCGATCTGCAATAACTGCAAGCTGCGGAAGTTTGAGAACTTCAACTCTGAGGGGTCGAACCCTGGAAGCCTGGACCGGCGGATGGCGCGGGACTAGAGGATCTTTCTAGCGGCCGGCGGCGAGATCGTCGTACTCACGGAGGATCTCGGTCCAGGAGAGCTCGATTGGGGTCCCGCTGACGTTGAGGTTATCTGGGGAGGGCTGCAAGACTCCAGATGGGCTTGGGATGAAAGCTTCGCGGCGGACGGGGTCAAGGACCCAAACCTGCTGGACCCCCATAGCGAGGTAATCGTCCGTGCGCTCCTGCATGTGGCGCAAGGTCTGTCCTGAGGAGATTATCTCGACGCAGAGGATGGGTGGGATGTGGACGATGGGGTCGGCTGGGTCGCTGGCAGCGATCAAGCAAACATCGGGGATGCGGAAGCGGGTGGCGGAGGTCTGGACCCGCTGCTCCGGCATGGGAAGGACCTTCCAGGCACGGCGGTTGGAGTAGAAGATGGCTGAGAGAGCCAGTTGCATAAGAGAATGCGGACGCTCGCCCCTATTTCTTTCCTGAACCTCTCCGTCGATGTAGTCGCAGTCCGGGTCGTAGCTGGTGGAGAGGTACTGCTCTACGGGGATGAGCACGGGCGTTGCCATGAATTCAGTATGCTCCGGGCTGTGCTTGACGTGAAGAGTAAAATTAGATCTGTTTGCCATGCAACGGCATAGGCGGGATGGAGAGCGGCTTTGTCAGATACGATTTTCGATTTAGTGGTGGTTGGCGGCGGACCCGCCGGGTATACCTGCGGCATTCGCGCCGCGCAGCTTGGCCTGAAGGTCGCGCTGATTGAGAAGACGGATAAGCTGGGCGGCACATGCCTGCACTGGGGCTGCATCCCGACGAAATCGCTGCTGTTTTCAGCCGAGATCTGGGATCACCTGAAGCATGCCGCGAACTACGGCATCGACAACGTGGACGCGCCGAAGCTCAACTGGGACAACCTGATCAAGCGTAAGAGCGACATCACGAACAAGCACACCAAGGGGCTTGATTTCCTGATGAAGAAGAACAAGATCACGGTCTTCCGTGGACACGGCCGCCTGACCGGACCGGCCAAGGACGGCATCCACACCATCACCGTGACGGACGAAGATAAGGCCTCCGGACGCGGCAAGGATGCGCAGGCTGAGGGCTATACCAGCCAGAAGGTTGATGAGATCAAGGCGAAGAAGGTGGTGCTCAGCACCGGCTCCGACGCTCGTATGCTGCCAGGCTATAAGGCCGACGACACGATCCTGACCAACATGGAGATCCTGACGCTGCCGGCGATGCCGAAGTCGATGGTGGTGATCGGGTCCGGAGCTGTGGGGGTTGAGTTCGCTTCGATCTTCAAGAGCTTTGGCGCGGAGGTCACGATCATCGAGGCGCTGCCCCGCCTGGTGAATGCCGAAGACGAGGAGATCTCGAAGGAGTTGCTGAGGCTCTACAAGAAGCGCGGCTTTGAGGTCTTCCTCAGCGCGAAGGTGGAGAAGATCGACAAGAAGGACGGCGGTGCGGTGGTCACGTTTACGGACTCGACCGGCAAGCAGCAGACCAAGACGGCGGAGAAGGTGCTGGTGGCTGTGGGACGCGCGCCGCGCACGTATGACTGTGGGCTGGACAAGGTGAACATTCCGCTGGATCGCGGCTTCATCATGACCAACGAGTGGATGGAGACGACGGAGCCGGGGATCTATGCGATCGGCGATATCGTGGGCGGGCTGCCGCAGTTGGCGCACGTCGGCGCGATGTGCGGCGTGGTCGTGGCGAGCAAGCTGGCCGGCAAGTATGCGCGGCCGGTGAATCGTCAGCGGATTCCGGGCTGCACGTACTGCGATCCGCAGATCGGCTCGGTTGGGCTGACGGAGGCGCAGGCCAAGGAGAAGGGCTATCAGGTCAAGGTGGGCAAGTTCCCGTTCGTGGGGAACTCCAAGGCGACGATTCTGGACTCGCACGACGGCTTTGTGAAGGTGGTGTCCGACGCCAAGTACGGCGAGGTACTGGGAGTCCACATCATCGGACCGCAGGCGACGGAGATCATCGCGGAGTGCGTCACGGCGCTAGAGCTTGAGGCGACGGTGGAAGAGATGATGTTCACGATCCACGCGCATCCGACGCTGAGCGAGAGCCTGCTGGACGGCTTCTCGAGCGTTGAGGGTATGGCGATCAACGTCTAACTATGTGCGGCAGAACAAAGGGTGCCTCAGCTGGGTTATGCGGAGGCACCCTTTTTGTTTGCGCCGGGTCTTCAGCCTGTGGCGAGCGAGACGACCTTGTCGATGGCGCTGAGCACGGTGCCGGCTTCAGAGACATGCGAGGCTACGGCCTGGATCTGCTTCTTGAGGGCGAGCAGGCTCGCGTTGGTACTGTTGATCTGCTGCTGAAGAGCTTGGAAGAGGGCGTTGTTGGCCTCAATGCGATACAGATTGTCCTTGGTCAGGATGTTCCCGACGTTGGTGCTGACGTCATTGAGCGCCGCAAGGAATCCGGGGTCTGTGGTGTTTTCGATTAGAGCCTCGTTGGCATCGTAGAGAGCCTGGTAGGCAGCCCTGACCTCCGGGGTCAGGGGGATCGCGACGGTTTGGGCGGGTGGGATGGGGGGCTGGATGGTCAAGTGTCTTCTCCGGGCTCTCTGGATGGCGCAGGTCGATCAGGACGTGGCAGGGCTAAAACTTTCCGAGATTGCTGCCGGCCGCCTCAAGCTCGGAGAGCTTGTCTTTGAGCGACTCGGGATTGTTGTCCTGGGCAGCGGCGGCAAGGGCGTGGTGGGTCATGGCAAGCTTCACGACGGAGGCCTTCAGCGCGGTCAGTTGCATATCCGCGGAACGCTGCTGGCGAACGATCTCCGGAAGCTGCATGATCTGTTCGCGACGCACGCCGGGATCGATTGCAGGGTGTTGAGCGTCCATCCCGGCGCTGCGCAGGAAGAGCGTCTGGGTATTGATGATGTAGTTGAAGTCGAGCTGCTCCTGGCTCTGAAGGGTGTCAAGATCCTGTTCGAGAAGCTGGCAGAGCGCGGTGACGTTGGGATCCATCGTCTTGACGATGGCGGGGAGCTGGCTCTTGATCTTCTTGCTGACGAGATATTGGCCGAGCGCATTGACCGCGGTTTCGATTCCGGTTCTCACGGCAGGAGAGATGGCCGGCGTAGGGGTCGTCGAAAGGGAGGAGGTGGTCGACGTGGTGCCGGGTGTCGTGGTGGTGACGATGGTCTGGGTCGCGGTGGTGGAGGCGATTCCGAGGGTGTTCTCGATGGAGGGTGCGAGCGAGTTGCCGAGTGCGCTGAGCCCTTCGCCGGCGGACCTGGAGGCGGCGTCAAGCTCGGGCGAGTCGGTGTTATTGGTGACTTCGACGAGCGAGCGGCTATAGGCCTGAAAAGCTGCCAGGACGGACAAGCGGATCTCTATGTCGTGATCGTTGAGGAGCGGCTGAATCTTGCGTGGGTTGTAGACGGGAGAGGCTGCGTCGAACTGCTGGGCGGCTTCATAGTTTTCGCGCAGATCGTGGATGCTCTCCGCGGAGTTATACGCGACCGCCGCGCCGTCCACGACGGGTGCGGTGGCAGCCGAGAGGGCGACGGCATGCTTGTTGAGAGGGGAGAGGCAGCCGGTCGTGCAGAGGGTGAGGCCAAGCCCCAGTACGACCACGCAGCCTGACGCAGCCCGGCCAAGTTTCTCCACAGTGCGGCGTTTCAGCTTGTTTTGCATGAGGCATCTGAAACCCGGCCCATCCGTTTGTCAAGGCAAAATACGGGGTGGTCCGTTGCTTCGACGGAGCGGGTCTGGCCATAGGCAAGTCGTTGCGTTCAAAATAGAAGCATGTTCTTTCACCTGCTCTCACCTGGACGAATCTCCTATGCGGAAGGGCTGGCCATGCAGCAGCGGGTCTCCGCGGCGCGCAAGGCGGGTCAGGTGGGCGATACGCTGATCCTGCTGGAGCATCCTCCGGTGCTGACGCTGGGGCGCAACTCGAAACGGGAGAATGTGCTGGCTACGGATGCGCTGCTCGCCAGCAAGGGCGTGGAGCTGCATGAGGTGAACCGCGGCGGCGATGTGACGTATCACGGGCCGGGACAGCTGGTGGGGTATCCCATCGTCGATCTGCGCGGCGACCTGCCGGGCAAGAAAGGACCGCACCTGGGGCCGGTGGACTTCGTGCGGCTGCTGGAGGAGGTGCTGATCCGCACCTGCGGGGAGTTCCGGGTGATGACGCAGCGGGTCAAGGGCAGGACGGGTGTCTGGACGCTGGCCAACGGCAGCCTGGAGGAGCGCAAGATTGCGGCGCTGGGGGTGCATGTCTCGCAGGGCGTGACCACGCACGGCTTTGCGCTGAATGTGACGACGGATCTGCGGGACTTCGAGTGGATTGTGCCGTGCGGCATTACGGACCGGCAGGTGACCAGCCTGGAGCTGGAATCGCCGCTGGAGCCTGTGCCTACGCTCGCCGAGGCGCTGCTGTGTACCTCGCGCAACTTCGGCAAGGTCTTTGGGCGGCAGGTTCTTGCGGCGAACTCGCTTGAGGCGTTGCTGGCGGACGGCGCGGCATCGCATCTGGCTGAGACGGCAGGCGTTCCATAATCGCCCACGCCGGCCAGTTTTGCACCGCAAGTCTTATAATCCAGTGGCGCAGCTTTGCAATCTCCAGTCCGGAATCCGGACGAGAAGGACACACATGCCGACCGAAGTAGTCATGCCCCAGATGGGCGAATCCATTACCGAAGGCACGCTCACGAAATGGCTCAAGAAGCCGGGCGACCCCGTCGAGCGTAACGAGCCGTTGTTCGAGATCTCGACCGACAAGGTTGACGCTGAGATTCCTTCGCCCGCCGCGGGCATCATGGGTGAGATCAAGACGCCCGAGGGCTCGACCGTACAGATCAACACGGTTGTCTGCACGATCAATGAGGCTGGCTCTGCTGCTGCCGCCGCACCCGCACCGGCTGACTTGAAGGCTGACTCTGCCACTCCCGCTGCCGAAGCGACCGCCGCCCAGGAGGCTGCGATTCCTGCTCCAGAGCCCGAAACTGAAGTCAGCGGCGGTACCGAAGTCGCCATGCCGCAGATGGGCGAGTCCATCACCGAAGGCACGATCACCAAGTGGCTCAAGAATATTGGCGATACCGTCGCGCGTGACGAGCCGATCTTTGAGATTTCGACGGATAAGGTTGACGCTGAGATTCCGTCGCCCGTCGCCGGCACGTTGACTGAGATCCGGGTCAAGGAAGGCGCTACCGTCACCGTCAACACCATCGTTGCGGTGATCGGCGGAGCGGCGGGCAGCAAGCCCAAGGCTGCCGCGCCTGCCGCCGTTGCCCCAGCGGCACCCGCTGCTGTTGCTGCCGCACCCACGCAGGCTTCGCAGGGCGAGACGCCTCGCTCCTCGCCGCTGGTCCGCAAGATTGCGGGTGATAACAACATCGATCTGCAGCAGGTCTCCGGAAGCGGTTCCGCCGGGCGCATCACCAAGGCCGACATCATGGGCCATCTGGACAAGCCTGCCTCGACCGCTGCTGCTACTCCGACGACGGTGCAGCCTTCAGTCTCGGCCGTGCAGTCTGCGCCTGCGACGACCGCTCCGGCCAAGGCCGCGGCACCCACGCAGCAGTTGGGCGAGCTGGTTCCGATGACCAAGATGCGCTCCATCATTGCCAAGCGCATGGTGGAATCCAAGCAGACCAGCCCGCACGTTCACACCGTCTTCAAGGTGGACATGACGCGCATCGTCAAGCTGCGTGAGCGCGAGAAGAACAAGTACGAGCAGCGCAACGGCACCAAGCTGACCTACATGCCGTTCATCACGCGCGCGGCTGTGCAGGCTCTGAAGAAGCACCCCGTGGTCAACGCCGCCATCCAGGGCGATGCCATTTTCTACAACAAGAACATCGCCATCGGAATCGCGGTTGCGCTGGAGTGGGGCCTGATCGTCCCGGTCATCAAGGGCTGCGAGGAGAAGAACTTCCTGGGCGTGGCACGGTCGATCGTTGACCTGGCCGAGCGTGCGCGGACCAAGAAGCTTGCTCCGGACGAAGTCTCCGGCGGCACCTTTACGATCACCAACGCGGGGATCTTCGGCGAGCAGTTCGGCACGCCGATCATCAACCAGCCCCAGGCGGCCATCCTCGGCGTCGGCGGCCTGAACAAGGAAGCCCTGGTGCTGACGGATAAGGATGGGCAGGACACCATCGCCATCCGCAACGTGCAGCGCTTCACGCTGGGCTTCGATCACCGCATCGTGGACGGCGCGGACGCAGGCAAGTTCATGAGCGACTTCAAGGCGTATCTCGAGAACTGGGCTGAAGACATCGGCTAAGTACGAGGTCGGATAAATGTAAAAGGCGGCAGGCTCCCAATCGGGCCTGCCGCCTTTTCCGTTTTAGTCTGCCTGCCGGTCGGTCTGATCCCGGTCTGTCTCATCGTTGCTCAGCCGCTCCAGCAGTCTGCGCAGGACGATGCGTTCTTCCTGCGAGGAACGGAAGTCGATGGGATTTCTGTGGATGTACTTCAGGTTCAGGTTGATGACGTCGGACGCCATGAGCACAAACAGGTTGCCGGCGATCGATCGCCAGTAGGCCTCGCGGTCCACGTTGGGATCGGCTTCCTTTGCCTTCTCAAACTCGTCTCGCAGGAATCGCCGCGGCTTGGCCAGCGTGATGCTTTGCAGGCTGCCATCCGCTCCCAGCATCTTGTCCTGAATCCTGCCCTGATAGAGGACGGAGGACTTCGTCAGCACATCCGCATCGAGAAAGTCTCCGGCGGGCAGCAGCATCTCTGAGAGCAGCACATGCCACTCTGAGACGCGCGGCAGGACCAGCGTGGCTAGCAGCGCCTTCTGCCAGCCCAGGGGCAGTCTGGCTCGAAGCTGGCTGTAGTTGCGGATGGCAAGATTGAGCGTGAGGGCGAAGAGAACAACCAGAAGATAAAGCCTCAACAAGAGGCACAGATTCATCTGGCAGAAGGCGTGAAGACTGGAGAAGAAGTCCTGGCGGTGCGCGTCGAAGAAGGATGTGCTGTAGATGCCGGAGAAGACGGTTTGCAGATCGGTGAGATGGCCGCTTTGCTGGAGTGCGCCGGTGGCACGCGCCCAGACCAGGGCGATTCCAAAGGGAACGACAGCCTGCACGATCGAACGAGTGACCTCTTCGCTTCTGCTTTGGACGAGGGTCTTACGCGGGACTGCAAAGCCGAGGATCAACCGCGCGATCAATCCGGGGCCGAAGAGGTAAGCACCCAGCAGCAGGGTGAAACCGATTGCCAGCACTCAGGCCACAAGCTCCCGCAGATCGGACAGCTTGATCGTCATGACTCCAGCCGAGGTTGGAATGTCGGCGCTCTCATGGGCACGCAGTTCGTTCACTACCTGGTCCTCATGGGATTCGATAAACCGCAGCATCTCATCCTTGAGGATCGTCTGATTCGCCGCGATATTTGCGTCGATCATTGTGAGCAGCCGTTCAATCTCTCGTCCGTTCATTCAAGCTCCATCGCTACGCTACCACTGAAGCATTGGATGCTCCAGTGGCAACGAGCGTACCACGCTGTTAGGCGAAGATAAGGCGAAATAAGTAACAATGACGGTACTAAACGGTAACCAGTACCGCTTGAGGACACGCTAGAGCGCAGCCTTCGCCCGCAGCACGCGCTCGATGGCCTGCTCCGCTGTTGCGCCGATTGCGCTTAAATGGCCCATCTTCCGGCCCTTGCGCGGCTTCAGCTTCTCGTACAGATGCAGCGCCACGCCCGGTACGGCTAGCGCTTTATCGAAGCAGACCTCGCGCGCTGAACCGTCGGGATTGAGCCATAGATCGCCCAGCAAATTGGCGATTGCCGCAGGCTGGACGACCTCGACATCACCCAGGGGCAGGTCGCAGACGGCGCGGATGGCCTGCTCGAACTGGCTGGTCACGCAGGCGCGTTCACTCTCGTGATAGCTGTTGTGCGGACGCGGGGCGAGCTCGTTGATCAGCAGCTCGCCATCCTGCGTGATGAACATCTCCACGGCCAGCAGGCCTTCGAGCTGGAAGGTATCGGCGATCTCGTATGCGATCTCACGCGCCTCGGCCTCCATGGATGGAGGAATCGGCGCGGGGATCACGCTCCAGTCCAGGATCTGGTTTTCATGGTGGTTCCAGGCGGCGGGATAGACCTTCACCTCGCCCCGCGGACTGCGGGCGACCATGACGCTGATCTCGCGCTCCAGGTGGACGGCCTTCTCTACGACTCCCGGCCCTTCGCCCAGAGCCTCCCATGCCCCGAGCACGTCCGCCTCGGTGACCGGCTCTGCGCTGAAGCCGACCTTGCCTTGCCCGCGCCCGTCGTAGCCGCCGGTTGCGCTCTTGCAGAAGCAGCGGCCCAGCTCTGCGATCGCCGCGCGCGTTTCATCGAGCGACCGCACCGCGCGGAATTCGCCTACGGGGAAACCATGTTTGGTCAGCCAGTTCTTCTGCTCGATCCGGTCCTGGATGATGGCGAGCATCGCGCCACCCGGACGCACCGGGCAGAAGGTCGCGGCAGAGGCCATGCTGCGCTCGCCGATCTGCTCGATCTCGAGCGTGACGACGTCGCAGCCGCGCGCCAGCATCGCCGCGCCCCGGCTGTCGTCCCATCCGGCCTCAATGCAGCCGTCGACGATGAACCGCGCCGGACAGCCTGGGTCGGGGTCCAGCACCAGGATGCGATAGCCCATGCCGCGTGCGGCCATCGCCATCATGCGGCCCAGTTGTCCGCCGCCAAAGATCCCGATCGTCGCGCCCGGCAGCAGGGGCGTTCCAGCCTTCATCGTGCTCACGCCTTCACCTCGTCTTCTTCAAGCGACTCGCCCAGCACCTTATCCCGTGTCGCCTCGCGCCGTGCGATCAGCTTCTGCTGCAGCTCCGCATCGGTTGTGGCGAGCATCGCTACGGCCAGCAGACCTGCGTTCGCAGCGCCGGAAGCACCGATCGCCAGCGTCCCCACCGGCACGCCCTTGGGCATCTGCACGATGCTCAACAGCGCGTCTAAACCTTGCAATGAAGTGGCGGACACCGGCACCCCAAGCACCGGCACCACCGTCAGCGCGGCGATCATGCCCGGCAGGTGCGCGGCCCCGCCGG is a window of Granulicella tundricola MP5ACTX9 DNA encoding:
- the hemB gene encoding porphobilinogen synthase, which gives rise to MTGHVTRMRRMRRTEALRSLVRETHLRPESLIYPLFIVPGEGVRKPISSMPGVFNVSVDEALKDAAECVELGLGGLLLFGLPPEKDEQGSGAWDEQGIMQTALRAIKRESGLKSLVTIADVCLCEYTSHGHCGIVARDGEEYAVENDSSVRLIAKTAASLAEAGADIVAPSDMMDGRVEAIRAALDEGGHQQTPIMSYAAKFASAFYGPFREAADSAPQFGDRKTYQMDGANRREAMREIEQDLLEGADMILMKPAMPYLDVLKEARDRYEVPIGAYQVSGEYSMLVAAFERGWLERERAIIESLLSLRRAGADFIVTYFAKEAGRALG
- a CDS encoding Uma2 family endonuclease, which translates into the protein MATPVLIPVEQYLSTSYDPDCDYIDGEVQERNRGERPHSLMQLALSAIFYSNRRAWKVLPMPEQRVQTSATRFRIPDVCLIAASDPADPIVHIPPILCVEIISSGQTLRHMQERTDDYLAMGVQQVWVLDPVRREAFIPSPSGVLQPSPDNLNVSGTPIELSWTEILREYDDLAAGR
- the lpdA gene encoding dihydrolipoyl dehydrogenase; protein product: MSDTIFDLVVVGGGPAGYTCGIRAAQLGLKVALIEKTDKLGGTCLHWGCIPTKSLLFSAEIWDHLKHAANYGIDNVDAPKLNWDNLIKRKSDITNKHTKGLDFLMKKNKITVFRGHGRLTGPAKDGIHTITVTDEDKASGRGKDAQAEGYTSQKVDEIKAKKVVLSTGSDARMLPGYKADDTILTNMEILTLPAMPKSMVVIGSGAVGVEFASIFKSFGAEVTIIEALPRLVNAEDEEISKELLRLYKKRGFEVFLSAKVEKIDKKDGGAVVTFTDSTGKQQTKTAEKVLVAVGRAPRTYDCGLDKVNIPLDRGFIMTNEWMETTEPGIYAIGDIVGGLPQLAHVGAMCGVVVASKLAGKYARPVNRQRIPGCTYCDPQIGSVGLTEAQAKEKGYQVKVGKFPFVGNSKATILDSHDGFVKVVSDAKYGEVLGVHIIGPQATEIIAECVTALELEATVEEMMFTIHAHPTLSESLLDGFSSVEGMAINV
- the lipB gene encoding lipoyl(octanoyl) transferase LipB codes for the protein MFFHLLSPGRISYAEGLAMQQRVSAARKAGQVGDTLILLEHPPVLTLGRNSKRENVLATDALLASKGVELHEVNRGGDVTYHGPGQLVGYPIVDLRGDLPGKKGPHLGPVDFVRLLEEVLIRTCGEFRVMTQRVKGRTGVWTLANGSLEERKIAALGVHVSQGVTTHGFALNVTTDLRDFEWIVPCGITDRQVTSLELESPLEPVPTLAEALLCTSRNFGKVFGRQVLAANSLEALLADGAASHLAETAGVP
- a CDS encoding 2-oxo acid dehydrogenase subunit E2 — encoded protein: MPTEVVMPQMGESITEGTLTKWLKKPGDPVERNEPLFEISTDKVDAEIPSPAAGIMGEIKTPEGSTVQINTVVCTINEAGSAAAAAPAPADLKADSATPAAEATAAQEAAIPAPEPETEVSGGTEVAMPQMGESITEGTITKWLKNIGDTVARDEPIFEISTDKVDAEIPSPVAGTLTEIRVKEGATVTVNTIVAVIGGAAGSKPKAAAPAAVAPAAPAAVAAAPTQASQGETPRSSPLVRKIAGDNNIDLQQVSGSGSAGRITKADIMGHLDKPASTAAATPTTVQPSVSAVQSAPATTAPAKAAAPTQQLGELVPMTKMRSIIAKRMVESKQTSPHVHTVFKVDMTRIVKLREREKNKYEQRNGTKLTYMPFITRAAVQALKKHPVVNAAIQGDAIFYNKNIAIGIAVALEWGLIVPVIKGCEEKNFLGVARSIVDLAERARTKKLAPDEVSGGTFTITNAGIFGEQFGTPIINQPQAAILGVGGLNKEALVLTDKDGQDTIAIRNVQRFTLGFDHRIVDGADAGKFMSDFKAYLENWAEDIG
- the purK gene encoding 5-(carboxyamino)imidazole ribonucleotide synthase — protein: MKAGTPLLPGATIGIFGGGQLGRMMAMAARGMGYRILVLDPDPGCPARFIVDGCIEAGWDDSRGAAMLARGCDVVTLEIEQIGERSMASAATFCPVRPGGAMLAIIQDRIEQKNWLTKHGFPVGEFRAVRSLDETRAAIAELGRCFCKSATGGYDGRGQGKVGFSAEPVTEADVLGAWEALGEGPGVVEKAVHLEREISVMVARSPRGEVKVYPAAWNHHENQILDWSVIPAPIPPSMEAEAREIAYEIADTFQLEGLLAVEMFITQDGELLINELAPRPHNSYHESERACVTSQFEQAIRAVCDLPLGDVEVVQPAAIANLLGDLWLNPDGSAREVCFDKALAVPGVALHLYEKLKPRKGRKMGHLSAIGATAEQAIERVLRAKAAL
- the purE gene encoding 5-(carboxyamino)imidazole ribonucleotide mutase, which gives rise to MGSRSDYAVMKAAVDVLREFGVPYEAKVVSAHRTPELMVEYAQTAIARGLRVIIAGAGGAAHLPGMIAALTVVPVLGVPVSATSLQGLDALLSIVQMPKGVPVGTLAIGASGAANAGLLAVAMLATTDAELQQKLIARREATRDKVLGESLEEDEVKA